One window from the genome of Sandaracinaceae bacterium encodes:
- a CDS encoding AbrB/MazE/SpoVT family DNA-binding domain-containing protein yields MVKKLSAVGNSLGLIIERPILELLDINKDTPLEVTTDGEALIIRPVRKAPLMDRALAAADRLMDAHEETYRKLAK; encoded by the coding sequence ATGGTCAAGAAGCTCTCCGCGGTCGGCAACAGCCTAGGCCTCATCATCGAGCGCCCGATTCTGGAGCTGCTGGACATCAACAAGGACACTCCGCTCGAGGTCACGACCGACGGCGAGGCGCTCATCATCCGCCCGGTGAGGAAGGCGCCCTTGATGGACCGCGCGCTCGCCGCTGCGGACCGGCTCATGGACGCGCACGAGGAGACGTATCGGAAGCTCGCGAAGTGA
- the dnaB gene encoding replicative DNA helicase has product MNRESSTGRVPPNSLDAERAVLGGILLENGAMNIVIEVLESEHFYSSANGIIFETMRTLFARNEPIDQVTLRSALVGANKLASVGGDDYLLSLSMSIPTVANIEAHAKIVKEKAIVRRMLSVCHELAAEGYGDYGEIENFLDTAESRVFNVAKERAKNPYEHIREIVKRTFMTIQEAAQRGEAITGLPTGFTRVDAMTAGMHPGDLIIIAGRPGMGKTSFALNVAINAVVKSGKGVAVFSLEMPKEQLAQRMLGSEARVDGTRLRTGKLIREDWPKLSKAAGLLSTLPVFIDDTPAISMLELRSKARRIASEHGLSLIVVDYLQLMRSGSKNDSREQEISEISRNLKGLAKEMSLPVIALSQLNRGVESRGNKDKRPQLSDLRESGAIEQDADTIWFIYRDEVYNQETEDRGIAEVIIGKQRAGPTGTARVRFFNEYTRFDNLAEGDYYGGAPEEDYGGGGGGGGGSNEFLDE; this is encoded by the coding sequence ATGAACCGCGAGTCCTCGACCGGCCGGGTGCCGCCCAACTCACTCGACGCCGAGCGCGCCGTGCTGGGAGGCATCCTGCTCGAGAACGGCGCCATGAACATCGTGATCGAGGTCCTCGAGTCCGAGCACTTCTACAGCTCGGCCAACGGGATCATCTTCGAGACCATGCGCACGCTGTTCGCGCGCAACGAGCCCATCGACCAGGTCACGCTGCGCTCGGCGCTGGTGGGCGCGAACAAGCTCGCCTCGGTGGGCGGCGACGACTACCTGCTGTCGCTGTCGATGAGCATCCCCACGGTGGCCAACATCGAGGCGCACGCCAAGATCGTCAAAGAGAAGGCCATCGTGCGGCGCATGCTCTCGGTCTGCCACGAGCTCGCGGCCGAGGGCTACGGCGACTACGGCGAGATCGAGAACTTCCTCGACACCGCCGAGAGCCGCGTCTTCAACGTGGCCAAAGAGCGCGCCAAGAACCCCTACGAGCACATCCGCGAGATCGTGAAGCGCACCTTCATGACCATCCAGGAGGCGGCTCAGCGCGGCGAGGCCATCACCGGCCTGCCCACGGGCTTCACCCGCGTGGACGCCATGACCGCGGGCATGCACCCCGGCGACCTGATCATCATCGCCGGCCGTCCCGGCATGGGTAAGACCTCGTTCGCGCTCAACGTGGCCATCAACGCGGTGGTGAAGTCGGGCAAGGGCGTGGCGGTGTTCTCGCTCGAGATGCCCAAGGAGCAGCTGGCCCAGCGCATGCTCGGCAGCGAAGCACGCGTAGACGGCACACGCCTGCGCACCGGCAAGCTCATCCGCGAGGACTGGCCCAAGCTGTCGAAGGCCGCCGGCCTGCTCAGCACGCTGCCCGTGTTCATCGACGACACGCCGGCCATCTCCATGCTCGAGCTGCGCAGCAAGGCGCGCCGCATCGCGAGCGAGCACGGCCTCTCGCTCATCGTGGTGGACTACCTCCAGCTCATGCGCTCGGGCTCCAAGAACGACTCGCGCGAGCAGGAGATCTCGGAGATCAGCCGAAACCTGAAGGGCCTCGCCAAGGAGATGTCGCTGCCCGTCATCGCCCTCTCGCAGCTCAACCGTGGCGTCGAGAGCCGCGGCAACAAAGACAAGCGCCCGCAGCTGTCCGACCTGCGCGAGTCCGGCGCCATCGAGCAGGACGCCGACACCATCTGGTTCATCTACCGCGACGAGGTCTACAACCAAGAGACCGAAGACCGCGGCATCGCCGAGGTGATCATCGGCAAGCAGCGCGCTGGCCCCACCGGCACCGCGCGCGTGCGCTTCTTCAACGAGTACACCCGCTTCGACAACCTCGCCGAGGGTGACTACTACGGCGGCGCCCCGGAGGAAGACTACGGCGGGGGCGGGGGCGGTGGTGGCGGCTCCAACGAGTTCCTCGACGAGTGA
- a CDS encoding type II toxin-antitoxin system death-on-curing family toxin, which yields MSDASAEIEFLTVEVVLALHQAQLVRFGGGAGLRDRGLLESALAQPQASFGGAYAHEGLFAMAGAYLFHIVSNHPFIDGNKRAGLLAAQVFLDLNGITLDHGSEAFYELTMGVAEGRIDKAAVASELERIAKSKPA from the coding sequence GTGAGCGACGCTTCTGCCGAGATCGAGTTCCTCACGGTCGAGGTGGTGCTCGCGCTGCACCAGGCTCAGCTCGTTCGCTTCGGAGGCGGCGCGGGCCTGCGTGATCGTGGACTCCTGGAGTCGGCCTTGGCCCAGCCTCAGGCTTCGTTCGGTGGCGCCTACGCGCACGAGGGCCTCTTCGCGATGGCGGGGGCCTATCTGTTTCACATCGTCTCGAACCACCCCTTCATCGACGGCAACAAGCGGGCGGGGCTGCTTGCCGCCCAGGTTTTCCTCGATCTGAACGGGATCACTCTCGATCATGGCTCCGAGGCGTTCTACGAACTGACGATGGGTGTCGCCGAAGGACGCATCGACAAGGCGGCCGTCGCTTCGGAGCTCGAGCGCATTGCGAAGTCGAAGCCCGCGTAG
- a CDS encoding DUF86 domain-containing protein, with translation MVYDVAGRFAPTSSARDMTPAVAICDVSVDFASDRYDASSAAGYDANLDANTDLREERFVVHTLQLAIQAALDVAFHLISEEGLGEPRSNSDAFAKLAEHGLLAATRATEMARMADFRNVVVHGYEVVDLRIVRDVVENHLGDLESYVADVDAWLSRR, from the coding sequence GTGGTCTACGACGTGGCGGGCCGCTTCGCGCCCACCAGCTCCGCCCGGGATATGACCCCCGCGGTCGCGATTTGCGACGTCAGCGTGGACTTCGCCTCGGATCGCTACGACGCCAGTTCGGCCGCCGGCTACGACGCCAATCTGGACGCCAACACCGACCTGCGCGAGGAGCGCTTCGTGGTGCACACCCTCCAGCTCGCGATCCAGGCGGCGCTCGACGTGGCGTTCCACCTGATCTCGGAGGAGGGTCTCGGAGAGCCTCGGTCGAACAGCGATGCGTTCGCCAAGCTCGCAGAGCACGGACTGCTCGCGGCCACCCGTGCCACCGAGATGGCGCGGATGGCGGACTTCAGGAACGTCGTCGTCCACGGCTACGAAGTGGTCGACCTCCGCATCGTCCGCGACGTCGTCGAGAATCACCTCGGCGATCTCGAATCCTACGTCGCCGACGTGGACGCATGGCTCTCGCGTCGATAG
- a CDS encoding acyl-CoA desaturase yields the protein MASTPVADAPKKKLNLSLTEVVPFALCHVVILGAFYTGVTWQAWALCFGLLFVRMWGVTAGYHRYFSHRTYKTSRVFQFLLAFLAQTTAQKGVLWWASHHRNHHKHSDQVGDTHSPVLEGFWYSHMGWLFDNTAETDFSRIQDFAKYPELMWLNKYFLVPPTLLAIGCSLIAGWPGLIIGFFLSTVLCWHITFLVNSLAHVSGKRRFETTDQSRNNWFIAMLTLGEGWHNNHHHYQSSTRQGFYWWEIDMTYYGLKALSAMGIVWDLREPPARVLEEGRAMDVARKAAKKAGVLGLPVAVAVDHSAELDPVSAE from the coding sequence ATGGCCTCCACTCCTGTCGCTGATGCTCCGAAGAAGAAGCTGAACCTCTCGCTCACCGAGGTGGTCCCCTTTGCCCTCTGCCACGTCGTCATCCTGGGCGCGTTCTACACGGGCGTCACCTGGCAGGCCTGGGCGCTGTGCTTCGGGCTGCTCTTCGTGCGCATGTGGGGCGTGACCGCCGGCTACCACCGCTACTTCTCGCACCGCACCTACAAGACCAGCCGGGTCTTCCAGTTCCTGCTGGCCTTCCTGGCCCAGACCACGGCGCAGAAGGGCGTGCTCTGGTGGGCCTCGCACCACCGCAACCACCACAAGCACAGCGACCAGGTGGGTGACACGCACTCGCCCGTGCTCGAGGGCTTCTGGTACTCGCACATGGGCTGGCTCTTCGACAACACCGCCGAGACCGACTTCTCGCGCATCCAGGACTTCGCCAAGTACCCGGAGCTCATGTGGCTCAACAAGTACTTCCTGGTGCCGCCCACCCTGCTGGCCATCGGCTGCTCCCTCATCGCGGGCTGGCCGGGCCTGATCATCGGCTTCTTCCTCAGCACCGTGCTGTGCTGGCACATCACCTTCCTGGTGAACTCGCTGGCCCACGTGTCCGGCAAGCGCCGCTTCGAGACCACCGACCAGAGCCGCAACAACTGGTTCATCGCCATGCTCACCCTGGGCGAGGGCTGGCACAACAACCACCACCACTACCAGAGCTCCACCCGTCAGGGGTTCTACTGGTGGGAGATCGACATGACCTACTACGGGCTCAAGGCGCTCTCCGCCATGGGCATCGTGTGGGACCTGCGCGAGCCCCCGGCCCGCGTGCTGGAAGAGGGCCGCGCCATGGACGTGGCCCGCAAGGCCGCCAAGAAGGCCGGCGTGCTGGGCCTGCCGGTGGCGGTGGCCGTGGACCACAGCGCCGAGCTGGATCCGGTCAGCGCGGAGTGA
- a CDS encoding response regulator transcription factor, producing MSDAEPPKRLLVVEDEAHLAAGLKLNLELDGYNVDVAANAKQAAEKLIRVDRYDAIVLDVMLPDVNGFELCQRLRDAGNFVPVIMLTARSSPDDRVRGLEAGADDYMVKPFELAELLARVRSLLRRRKWETDRGLRPLDTATLLFGGVRVDFDTHEVTIGDESVKLTQLELDLLRYFSDNPGRVLSRDELLENVWKLRNYNNTRTIDNFISRLRRRFEADGKNPVHFLSIRGAGYKFVPEP from the coding sequence ATGAGCGATGCCGAACCCCCGAAGCGCCTGCTCGTTGTCGAAGACGAGGCGCACCTGGCGGCCGGCCTGAAGCTCAACCTGGAGCTGGACGGGTACAACGTGGACGTGGCCGCCAACGCCAAGCAGGCGGCCGAGAAGCTCATCCGCGTGGACCGCTACGACGCCATCGTGCTGGACGTCATGCTGCCCGACGTGAACGGCTTCGAGCTCTGTCAGCGCTTGCGGGATGCGGGAAACTTCGTTCCGGTGATCATGCTCACGGCGCGCTCGTCACCCGACGACCGGGTGCGCGGGCTCGAGGCGGGGGCCGACGACTACATGGTCAAGCCCTTCGAGCTGGCCGAGCTGCTGGCCCGCGTGCGCTCGCTGCTGCGCCGCCGCAAGTGGGAGACCGACCGCGGTCTGCGGCCCCTGGACACCGCCACCCTCCTGTTCGGCGGTGTGCGCGTGGACTTCGACACCCACGAGGTCACGATTGGTGACGAGTCAGTCAAGTTAACCCAGCTGGAGCTGGACCTGCTGCGCTACTTCTCGGACAACCCCGGCCGCGTGCTCTCGCGCGACGAGCTGCTCGAGAACGTCTGGAAGCTGCGCAACTACAACAACACCCGCACCATCGACAACTTCATCTCGCGCCTGCGGAGGCGGTTCGAAGCCGACGGGAAGAACCCGGTGCACTTCCTGTCCATCCGCGGGGCCGGCTACAAGTTCGTCCCGGAGCCCTGA
- a CDS encoding DUF86 domain-containing protein: MTDVALVQKKLAFVLRCLHELRTMADPTRISTDLREERFVVHTLQLAIQAALDVAFHLISEEGLGEPRSNSDAFAKLAEHGVLAPTRATEMARMAGFRNVVVHGYEVVDLRIVRDVVENHLGDLESYVADVDAWLSRR, from the coding sequence ATGACCGACGTCGCGCTCGTCCAGAAGAAGCTCGCCTTCGTTCTGCGCTGCTTGCACGAGCTCCGCACGATGGCGGACCCGACACGGATCTCCACCGACCTGCGCGAGGAGCGCTTCGTGGTGCACACCCTCCAGCTGGCGATCCAGGCGGCGCTCGACGTGGCGTTCCACCTGATCTCGGAAGAGGGTCTCGGCGAGCCTCGCTCGAACAGCGATGCGTTCGCCAAGCTGGCCGAGCACGGTGTGCTCGCGCCCACCCGGGCCACCGAGATGGCGCGGATGGCGGGCTTCAGGAACGTCGTCGTCCACGGCTACGAAGTGGTCGACCTCCGCATCGTCCGCGACGTCGTCGAGAATCACCTCGGCGATCTCGAGTCCTACGTCGCTGACGTGGACGCATGGCTCTCGCGCCGATAG
- a CDS encoding caspase family protein, whose product MKLKLCLIALLGAVSVGCSGSGGSPTGAPAQQPGQAARPLFEQDGQLAPGGHVNLNVPVEAGEQVVVTLTATEFDPILEVTPPGAAPLTNDDWRGSRTESRLSVIVSEGGTLKVGVTSFSPATGGSFHVRVDRGGLPVVAEAAPGVTAVPTGGATPSLPSGIASQMAVAPATLQPGQTYQGEIGNGDSTLADGSRQEQVLVSGATSGPLSLFIQAQTQVIPSAVVLDPQGRALSAASNGSYTITQPGTHRVQLIAAANQTAGYTMRLSAAAAAPAAAPTTPQLSRTHHQLPTGGTPQSVTIGQRVSGQLNGSSALPTGEPMTLYSFNATPGQSITVDLTSTAFDPYLMVIGPTGRHWENDDAGGGLNSQVVFDADAAGTYRVVATAYRAGMAGAFDLGITLGQRGTTPAAPTPGVPSTVGVATGPGTSQRGALAQGDATLNSGEFMDTYEMNFPAGTAVHLEAVSTGFDTYLMVRPPSGEQLDNDDQASGNTNAALNFVSTGGSYRVMVTSYRPGEVGDYELRVNQGGAAPATSPTTNPGTEVGHTGGPGARPATAVSGTTATGALAQGDATIQSGEFADYFTRTFEVGQSVEIRLTSSQFDPYIIVMSPSGRQLDNDDINGQTRDAGINLPAAEAGEYRITVTSYRPGEVGNYNLTFGAGAAVPRPSTGTGTAANGQGGRIFGVFVGISDYPGSGSDLPECANDAIKLAQALRERSLLVETRQVVLTDSQATLANVRQAMQRMATEVRPDDIFVFFYSGHGSQGSPGSTDAREIDGIDESIVLFDGQMVDDEMGRLFDGINARLAVLSLDSCFAGGFAKDVITRPGRVGLFSSEEDVLSAVAGQFQAGGYLSHFLRTAFQGSADAAPNDGVLTVGELTHYLHRQFAQHAADVEMQGAYQHLVVDRGAVTVDQVLWSYR is encoded by the coding sequence GTGAAGCTCAAGCTCTGTCTCATCGCCCTGCTCGGGGCTGTCTCGGTCGGCTGCTCCGGTTCGGGTGGATCCCCGACCGGGGCGCCTGCGCAGCAACCTGGCCAGGCCGCCCGGCCGCTCTTCGAGCAAGACGGGCAGCTGGCACCGGGTGGGCACGTGAACCTGAACGTCCCCGTCGAGGCGGGGGAGCAGGTGGTCGTGACCCTCACGGCCACGGAGTTCGACCCCATCTTGGAGGTCACGCCCCCCGGCGCGGCGCCGCTCACCAACGACGACTGGCGGGGGAGCCGCACCGAGTCGCGTCTGAGCGTGATCGTCAGCGAGGGCGGCACGCTCAAAGTGGGCGTCACCAGCTTCTCGCCCGCCACGGGTGGCAGCTTCCACGTGCGCGTGGACCGGGGCGGCTTGCCCGTGGTGGCCGAGGCCGCTCCCGGCGTGACGGCAGTTCCCACCGGGGGTGCCACGCCCAGCCTGCCCAGCGGCATCGCCAGCCAGATGGCCGTGGCGCCCGCCACGCTGCAGCCCGGCCAGACGTACCAGGGCGAGATCGGCAACGGCGACAGCACGCTGGCCGACGGCAGCCGCCAGGAGCAGGTGCTGGTGAGCGGCGCCACGTCAGGCCCGCTCTCGCTCTTCATCCAGGCCCAGACGCAGGTCATCCCCAGCGCCGTGGTGCTGGACCCGCAGGGGCGCGCGCTCAGCGCCGCCAGCAACGGCTCGTACACCATCACGCAGCCGGGCACGCACCGGGTGCAGCTCATCGCGGCGGCCAACCAGACGGCTGGCTACACCATGCGGCTGAGCGCGGCGGCGGCGGCTCCGGCGGCGGCGCCCACCACGCCCCAGCTCTCGCGCACGCACCACCAGCTGCCCACCGGCGGCACGCCGCAGAGCGTGACCATCGGCCAGCGCGTGTCGGGCCAGCTCAACGGCTCGTCGGCGCTCCCCACGGGCGAGCCCATGACGCTCTACTCCTTCAACGCCACGCCGGGGCAGTCCATCACGGTGGACCTCACGTCCACGGCGTTCGATCCGTACCTCATGGTGATCGGGCCCACGGGCCGTCACTGGGAGAACGACGACGCGGGCGGCGGGCTCAACTCGCAGGTGGTGTTCGACGCCGACGCCGCGGGCACCTACCGCGTTGTCGCCACCGCCTACCGTGCGGGCATGGCCGGCGCGTTCGACCTGGGCATCACCCTCGGGCAGCGCGGCACCACGCCGGCCGCCCCCACGCCGGGCGTTCCCAGCACCGTGGGTGTGGCCACCGGGCCGGGCACCTCGCAGCGCGGCGCGCTCGCGCAGGGTGACGCCACGCTCAACTCGGGCGAGTTCATGGACACCTACGAGATGAACTTTCCGGCCGGCACCGCGGTGCACCTCGAGGCCGTGTCCACCGGCTTCGACACGTACCTCATGGTGCGCCCGCCCAGCGGCGAGCAGCTGGACAACGACGACCAGGCCTCGGGCAACACCAACGCCGCGCTCAACTTCGTGTCCACCGGCGGCTCCTACCGCGTGATGGTCACCAGCTATCGCCCCGGCGAGGTGGGTGACTACGAGCTGCGCGTCAACCAGGGCGGCGCGGCCCCGGCCACCAGCCCCACCACCAACCCGGGCACCGAGGTCGGTCACACCGGCGGACCGGGCGCTCGTCCGGCCACGGCCGTCAGCGGCACCACGGCCACGGGCGCGCTCGCGCAGGGCGACGCCACCATCCAGAGCGGCGAGTTCGCGGACTACTTCACGCGCACCTTCGAGGTGGGCCAGTCCGTGGAGATCCGCCTCACGTCGTCGCAGTTCGACCCGTACATCATCGTCATGAGCCCGAGCGGCCGTCAGCTGGACAACGACGACATCAACGGCCAGACGCGCGACGCGGGCATCAACCTGCCGGCCGCCGAGGCGGGCGAGTACCGCATCACCGTCACTAGCTACCGCCCGGGCGAGGTGGGCAACTACAACCTCACGTTCGGCGCGGGCGCAGCCGTGCCCCGTCCCAGCACGGGCACCGGTACGGCGGCCAACGGCCAGGGCGGGCGCATCTTCGGTGTGTTCGTGGGCATCTCGGACTACCCGGGCAGCGGCAGCGACCTGCCGGAGTGCGCCAACGACGCCATCAAGCTGGCGCAGGCGCTCCGTGAGCGCAGCCTCTTGGTGGAGACGCGCCAGGTGGTGCTGACCGACAGCCAGGCCACCCTCGCGAACGTGCGCCAGGCGATGCAGCGCATGGCCACGGAAGTGCGCCCCGACGACATCTTCGTCTTCTTCTACTCGGGCCACGGCAGCCAGGGGTCTCCCGGCTCCACGGACGCGCGCGAGATCGACGGCATCGACGAGTCCATCGTGCTCTTCGACGGGCAGATGGTGGACGACGAGATGGGCCGCCTGTTCGACGGCATCAATGCGCGCCTGGCGGTGCTCTCGCTGGACTCGTGCTTCGCGGGCGGCTTCGCCAAGGACGTCATCACGCGCCCCGGCCGCGTGGGCCTCTTCAGCTCCGAAGAGGACGTGCTCAGCGCGGTGGCGGGCCAGTTCCAGGCCGGTGGCTACCTCAGCCACTTCCTGCGCACCGCCTTCCAGGGCTCGGCCGACGCGGCGCCCAACGACGGCGTGCTCACGGTGGGCGAGCTGACCCACTACCTCCACCGCCAGTTCGCGCAGCACGCGGCCGACGTGGAGATGCAGGGGGCCTACCAGCACCTCGTGGTGGACCGCGGCGCGGTGACGGTGGATCAGGTGCTCTGGTCGTACCGCTGA
- a CDS encoding four helix bundle protein, which yields MLTFQKLDVYRCSIDFAAIATDLCKAIPRGHAELRDQLRRAAFSVPLNIAEGTGRVTAADGARHFAIARGSAMECAAVLDVVRLLGVGTDEQHRQAVELLGRMVAMLSKLSR from the coding sequence ATGCTCACCTTTCAAAAGCTGGATGTGTACCGCTGCTCCATCGACTTCGCGGCCATCGCCACTGACCTGTGCAAAGCGATTCCCCGCGGCCACGCGGAGCTACGCGACCAACTGAGGCGCGCCGCGTTCTCGGTTCCACTCAACATTGCCGAAGGAACCGGTCGAGTGACCGCGGCGGACGGGGCGCGACACTTCGCCATCGCACGCGGTTCGGCGATGGAGTGCGCGGCAGTGCTCGACGTCGTTCGTCTTCTGGGGGTCGGGACGGACGAGCAGCATCGCCAGGCGGTCGAGTTGCTGGGGCGGATGGTGGCGATGCTGTCGAAGCTGTCCCGGTAG
- a CDS encoding HAMP domain-containing histidine kinase: protein MPITMGAIAVPLSAALLVGWTVLFGQKIASQQEIVVEVWLLVLGAISFTVIIGVLVLLSYFLAREILEVRRQNSFIDSVTHELKSPLASMRMCLDTLARPELPENQVERLLDMMRSDVDRLNDFIDDVLQSSRLSHDGDTFLNLGDFSLAELVAEVTDATRKRHGLPAEAIVVDVPESLRLITDRPALLLVVKNLIDNAVKYSNEPTRVDVTAKLDPRNDRPLCLTVSDNGIGIPRRELNRVFHRFYRVDHEKVRTRKGTGLGLFVVSQLVRNLGGTIRAESDGVGHGSRFVLRLPVTPARPS from the coding sequence GTGCCCATCACCATGGGCGCCATCGCCGTGCCGCTCTCGGCGGCGCTGCTGGTGGGCTGGACGGTGCTCTTCGGGCAGAAGATCGCCTCGCAGCAAGAGATCGTGGTGGAGGTCTGGCTGCTGGTGCTGGGCGCCATCTCCTTCACCGTCATCATCGGCGTGCTGGTGCTGCTGAGCTACTTCCTGGCCCGCGAGATCCTCGAGGTGCGCCGCCAGAACAGCTTCATCGACAGCGTCACGCACGAGCTCAAGTCGCCGCTCGCGTCCATGCGCATGTGCCTCGACACGCTGGCCCGGCCCGAGCTGCCCGAGAACCAGGTGGAGCGCCTGCTGGACATGATGCGCAGTGATGTGGACCGCCTGAACGACTTCATCGACGACGTGCTGCAGTCGAGCCGCCTCTCGCACGACGGAGACACCTTCCTCAACCTGGGCGACTTCTCGCTGGCCGAGCTGGTGGCCGAGGTGACCGACGCCACGCGCAAGCGTCATGGGCTGCCGGCCGAGGCCATCGTGGTGGACGTGCCCGAGAGCCTTCGCCTGATCACCGACCGTCCGGCGCTGCTGCTGGTGGTGAAGAACCTGATCGACAACGCGGTGAAGTACAGCAACGAGCCCACCCGCGTGGACGTCACGGCCAAGCTGGACCCGCGCAACGACCGGCCGCTCTGCCTGACCGTGAGCGACAACGGCATCGGCATCCCGCGCCGCGAGCTGAACCGCGTCTTCCACCGCTTCTACCGCGTGGACCACGAGAAGGTGCGCACCCGCAAGGGCACCGGCCTCGGGCTCTTCGTGGTGTCGCAGCTGGTGCGCAACCTGGGCGGCACCATCCGAGCGGAGTCCGACGGCGTGGGGCATGGCTCCCGCTTCGTGCTGCGGCTGCCGGTCACCCCGGCGCGGCCGAGCTGA
- a CDS encoding AAA family ATPase, translating to MNEHEHVDLTLLAHQQEVFDTLRVHCQQGGLCLVVGEPGTGKTVIKQALCKHDPKRLIAPVVNRTLHTYHSTLRILCEAFQLDTDGRDFLCERRLIEEAHRVNHLGKMLAPIIDDAHLMDVHALRRLRLLLEDFPKNHNLILFAQPELLHKLTLSVNDDIKSRVTYSVLMQRLAPDDLLAFIHEQLDRVALAHSTFTPDALQLIVRASEGLLRRARNLCVATMLEAVRDRVRCVDLKQVNRVLMQPHWRREQDIL from the coding sequence TTGAATGAGCACGAGCACGTCGACCTCACCCTCCTCGCGCATCAGCAAGAGGTCTTCGACACGCTCCGCGTCCACTGCCAGCAGGGTGGCCTATGCCTCGTCGTCGGCGAGCCGGGCACAGGCAAGACCGTCATCAAGCAGGCCCTCTGCAAACACGACCCCAAGCGTCTCATCGCGCCCGTCGTCAACCGCACCCTGCACACCTATCACAGCACCCTACGCATCCTCTGCGAGGCGTTCCAGCTCGACACCGACGGCCGCGATTTCCTCTGCGAGCGCCGCCTCATTGAAGAGGCCCACCGGGTCAATCACCTCGGCAAGATGCTCGCCCCCATCATCGACGACGCACACCTGATGGACGTGCACGCTCTGCGCCGTCTGCGCCTGCTCCTCGAGGACTTCCCCAAGAACCACAACCTCATCCTCTTCGCGCAGCCCGAGCTGCTCCACAAGCTCACCCTCAGCGTCAACGACGACATCAAGAGCCGCGTCACCTACTCCGTCTTGATGCAGCGCCTCGCCCCCGACGACCTGCTGGCCTTCATCCACGAGCAGCTCGACCGTGTCGCCCTCGCGCACAGCACCTTCACGCCCGATGCGCTCCAGCTCATCGTCCGCGCCTCGGAGGGCCTCCTCCGCCGCGCACGCAACCTCTGCGTCGCCACCATGCTCGAGGCCGTCCGTGACCGCGTGCGCTGCGTGGATCTCAAGCAGGTCAACCGCGTCCTCATGCAGCCGCACTGGAGGCGCGAGCAAGACATCCTCTAG